Proteins from a genomic interval of Nitrosomonas sp.:
- a CDS encoding TonB-dependent receptor: MRITKKTIIFALLTGVVSTGGHATDFKKQQAIPPAQTDTPSTVKPIQVNEAGNLSTADAEQAIKIAEGGNTKVFKEMVITGEIEKDSHYTSPSTRVTREMIERQNAQTTEEVLKYQPSLQIRQRYVGDPNGVLGIRGADMFSTGRNMVFADGIPLHNHLQASFNGAPRWSMVGPNEIDVVDVVYGPFSAEYSGNAIGGVVNIRTRMPQRQEFYVEGSVFVQPYKIYGPDKGTFVGDRQYVSYGNRINDKFTVFAAYNRLEAQSHPQSYFIDNSGLFDVPGGTPVAGGIRVRDSRGTPSLIYGDTGPEKVNTHLFKGKLGYDITSNLQAVFTVAYEDRSRNQKKNKTYLQDDLGQAFYGDRLPNCNSVATCATPGVASFDGTRFDVDQRGFGGSKDTRETLNLGLRINGALTPLWDIDAAISHFNVLKDERATAFFSDKDPANTGAGQLQDFKQFDWLDADIKLSTPAFNGNDKLGITGGYHFDEKNLKFRQYDLVDFDSNTRGALQANRNNQGRVTTHAFFTQAALRFLPDWDLTAGVRWEWWTASNGVVGSVGVPDRNLFRTSPKVSLGYEPGRWKYRYSFGRAHRFPVIAELFQSLNNPTSILEANALLKPENGVHHNFMIEYGIPKGYIRVNAFRDDIKNDIQSVRSVSGSITRSGFQNIGETSTTGVELIFDQRNVLGSNFDFMFNGTWMNAKIEKGGIVAFTDSTGNPANFNQTGLQRIRMPHWRANFFTTYHATPAWDISFSGRYTSDSFNDPDNKDSVNNVFGTQSDFFFLDFKTSYRYQFASGVKSRFSFGISNINNDKAFVFHPYPQRTYLVEAAFSY; this comes from the coding sequence ATGCGGATAACAAAAAAAACCATCATTTTTGCCTTGCTGACTGGCGTCGTATCCACCGGAGGACATGCCACAGACTTTAAAAAACAACAGGCGATACCGCCTGCGCAGACCGACACCCCATCCACAGTAAAACCAATCCAGGTAAACGAAGCCGGGAACCTGTCAACTGCTGACGCGGAACAGGCAATCAAGATCGCCGAAGGTGGAAACACAAAGGTGTTCAAAGAGATGGTGATTACCGGAGAGATTGAAAAAGATTCGCATTACACCTCGCCCTCCACGCGCGTGACACGTGAGATGATCGAACGTCAAAATGCCCAGACAACGGAAGAAGTACTCAAATACCAGCCCAGCCTGCAAATCCGGCAGCGTTACGTCGGTGATCCCAATGGCGTACTGGGGATTCGTGGCGCAGACATGTTCTCAACCGGGCGCAATATGGTCTTCGCGGACGGTATTCCACTGCATAATCATCTGCAGGCCTCTTTCAACGGTGCGCCGCGCTGGTCGATGGTCGGGCCGAATGAAATCGATGTGGTTGATGTCGTCTATGGCCCATTTTCCGCTGAGTACAGCGGCAACGCTATTGGTGGCGTCGTCAACATCCGCACACGCATGCCACAACGGCAGGAGTTTTATGTGGAAGGCAGCGTGTTCGTTCAGCCCTACAAAATATATGGGCCCGATAAAGGTACGTTTGTCGGTGACCGTCAGTATGTTTCCTACGGCAACCGCATCAATGACAAATTTACCGTGTTTGCAGCCTATAACCGCCTGGAAGCGCAGTCGCATCCCCAGTCTTATTTTATCGATAATTCCGGTTTGTTTGACGTACCCGGAGGTACGCCAGTCGCCGGCGGAATTCGAGTGCGTGACTCGCGCGGCACGCCAAGCCTCATTTATGGCGACACCGGCCCGGAAAAAGTGAATACCCATTTATTTAAAGGAAAACTGGGATACGACATCACGTCAAACCTGCAGGCGGTCTTTACCGTGGCCTATGAAGACCGCAGTCGTAACCAGAAAAAGAACAAAACCTATCTGCAGGATGACCTGGGACAAGCCTTTTATGGCGATCGCCTGCCAAACTGTAACTCCGTGGCCACCTGCGCGACACCTGGCGTGGCCAGCTTCGATGGAACCCGCTTTGACGTGGATCAGCGTGGTTTTGGCGGCAGCAAGGATACCCGCGAGACCCTGAATCTGGGTTTGCGGATCAATGGTGCGCTGACACCACTGTGGGATATCGATGCCGCCATCAGTCATTTTAATGTCCTGAAAGACGAGCGCGCCACCGCCTTTTTCAGCGACAAAGATCCCGCCAATACCGGCGCGGGACAATTGCAGGATTTCAAGCAGTTTGACTGGCTGGATGCAGATATCAAACTTTCTACTCCCGCTTTTAATGGCAACGATAAACTGGGAATCACCGGTGGTTACCATTTTGATGAGAAAAACCTGAAATTCCGGCAGTACGATCTGGTTGATTTTGATTCAAATACCCGTGGCGCGCTGCAGGCAAATCGCAACAATCAGGGCAGGGTCACGACTCACGCATTTTTTACCCAGGCTGCGCTGCGCTTCCTGCCGGATTGGGACTTGACTGCCGGTGTGCGCTGGGAGTGGTGGACAGCCAGCAATGGCGTCGTCGGCAGCGTGGGTGTGCCGGATCGCAATCTGTTCAGAACCTCACCCAAAGTCTCGCTGGGATATGAGCCTGGCAGATGGAAATACCGCTATTCCTTCGGGCGAGCCCATCGCTTCCCGGTCATCGCCGAGCTGTTCCAGTCGCTCAACAACCCCACCAGCATTCTCGAAGCCAACGCTTTGCTCAAGCCCGAGAATGGCGTGCATCATAATTTCATGATCGAATACGGCATACCCAAAGGCTATATCCGGGTCAATGCCTTTCGTGATGACATCAAAAATGATATCCAGTCCGTGCGGTCAGTATCTGGCTCGATCACGCGCAGCGGGTTTCAGAATATCGGCGAGACCAGCACCACCGGCGTGGAGTTGATTTTTGACCAGCGCAATGTTCTTGGCTCCAATTTTGATTTTATGTTCAACGGCACCTGGATGAATGCCAAAATCGAGAAAGGAGGCATCGTCGCCTTTACCGATTCGACCGGCAACCCCGCAAATTTCAACCAGACTGGTTTGCAGCGTATACGGATGCCGCATTGGCGCGCTAATTTCTTTACCACTTACCATGCCACCCCTGCCTGGGATATCTCATTCTCGGGGCGCTATACCAGCGACTCCTTTAATGACCCGGATAACAAGGATTCCGTAAACAATGTATTTGGTACCCAAAGCGACTTTTTCTTTCTGGATTTCAAAACCAGTTATCGCTATCAGTTTGCATCAGGCGTCAAAAGCCGGTTTTCATTCGGCATCTCCAATATCAATAACGATAAGGCGTTTGTTTTCCACCCCTACCCGCAAAGAACTTATCTGGTTGAAGCCGCGTTCAGCTATTGA
- a CDS encoding HEAT repeat domain-containing protein has product MHDLSVYPAFSRTRKGRSILPAGAVILLAALAVPTCAVSADQATESGQAGAHKNALPAQDCAPADRELPQVKIDPEFTEQVMQQLASDKPSERTQALSQLSVKRPPVDPVLLEDLLYQALNDPDAYVRGQAVYAMAKQDNVEYLSVLQQALADPELQVRLMVLDGLDQNEWSRLLLEQAQQDNDEAVREFATGKLAASTPR; this is encoded by the coding sequence ATGCATGACCTATCCGTATATCCAGCCTTTAGCCGGACAAGAAAGGGAAGATCAATTCTCCCGGCAGGGGCGGTCATTCTGCTTGCGGCGCTGGCAGTGCCAACCTGTGCGGTTTCGGCTGATCAGGCGACCGAATCCGGCCAGGCTGGCGCTCATAAAAACGCCTTGCCGGCACAGGACTGCGCGCCAGCCGATAGGGAACTCCCGCAGGTGAAAATCGATCCCGAATTTACCGAGCAAGTGATGCAGCAACTTGCCTCGGACAAACCGAGTGAACGCACGCAGGCCTTGTCTCAGCTCTCGGTCAAGCGGCCACCGGTCGACCCCGTGCTGCTGGAGGACCTGCTCTACCAGGCGCTGAACGATCCCGATGCCTACGTGCGGGGGCAAGCAGTCTACGCCATGGCGAAGCAGGACAATGTTGAGTATCTGTCGGTCCTGCAGCAGGCACTTGCTGACCCGGAGCTGCAAGTTCGTCTGATGGTGCTCGATGGCCTGGATCAAAATGAATGGAGCCGCCTGCTGCTTGAGCAGGCGCAACAGGATAATGATGAGGCTGTGCGTGAATTCGCGACCGGGAAACTGGCCGCATCCACCCCTCGTTGA
- a CDS encoding FAD:protein FMN transferase, with protein MRFFHYAFKAMGTPCSMQLYARHVSVAKATSRLIIQDIERLEAKYSRYLDGSYLSKINQVGLLSGEIRVDPETASLLDYAATCHRESGGLFDITSGILRHTWNFKSGLIPTQEAINAALKKVGWHKLRWENPVLIFPIAGMELDLGGVVKEYAVDRAVTICWEAGLRNGMINLGGDIRIVGPHTDGRPWRVGISHPRHKDRMLQTLELYEGGLASSGDYERCLTLNGVRYGHILNPQTGWPVKRIAAVSVLGALCVVAGSASTIGMLKEDQAEKWLQQLGLPHLWVTVEGETGGSLMKDLDQTN; from the coding sequence ATGAGATTTTTCCATTACGCCTTCAAGGCAATGGGTACGCCCTGTTCCATGCAGCTTTATGCGCGTCATGTTAGCGTGGCGAAAGCTACTTCCAGGTTGATTATTCAGGATATCGAACGACTGGAAGCAAAATATTCCCGCTATCTGGATGGCAGTTATCTATCAAAAATCAATCAAGTCGGCCTGTTGAGTGGGGAAATCCGGGTTGACCCGGAAACCGCTAGCCTGTTAGATTATGCGGCGACCTGCCATCGTGAAAGTGGCGGGTTATTTGATATCACTTCTGGCATCTTGCGTCACACTTGGAATTTTAAATCCGGTCTGATCCCCACTCAGGAGGCCATTAACGCTGCGCTGAAAAAGGTGGGTTGGCATAAACTTCGCTGGGAGAACCCTGTGCTGATTTTTCCGATTGCGGGCATGGAGCTCGATCTGGGTGGAGTTGTCAAGGAGTATGCGGTGGATCGCGCGGTCACGATTTGCTGGGAAGCGGGCCTGCGCAACGGCATGATCAATCTGGGTGGCGATATCCGCATTGTCGGCCCACACACTGATGGTCGTCCGTGGCGGGTGGGCATCAGTCACCCTCGCCACAAGGATAGAATGCTGCAAACCCTGGAGCTTTATGAAGGTGGACTGGCGAGCAGCGGAGATTATGAACGCTGCCTCACCCTCAATGGCGTGCGCTACGGTCATATCCTCAATCCCCAAACCGGCTGGCCGGTCAAACGCATCGCTGCAGTCAGTGTGTTGGGTGCGCTTTGTGTCGTTGCCGGAAGCGCTTCCACCATTGGTATGCTAAAAGAAGATCAGGCCGAAAAATGGCTGCAACAGCTTGGTTTGCCGCATTTGTGGGTAACTGTTGAGGGTGAAACCGGCGGCAGTTTGATGAAGGACCTGGACCAGACAAATTAA
- the queA gene encoding tRNA preQ1(34) S-adenosylmethionine ribosyltransferase-isomerase QueA, whose protein sequence is MQTTEFDYHLPAGLIAQFPLEERAASRLLYVDPGSSIIRDDHFAQLPGYLRAGDLLILNDTRVIKARLQGVKQSGGKVEVMIERILDDHRVLAMIRASHAPAIGSTLLLEQEIPVAVDARQQSLYVLSFPQDKLLDDLLERYGKLPLPPYIERTANTIDENRYQTVFAHVNGAVAAPTAGLHFDEAMLAGLRQQGIHIAYVTLHVGAGTFQPVKTETVEEHVMHAERYHIAEETIDAIAQCRARGGRILAVGTTCLRTLEACAQANHGELRAGSGETRLFITPGFNFQIIDRLLTNFHLPRSTLLMLVSAFAGMDAIRHAYQHAIAARYRFFSYGDAMLLEKNL, encoded by the coding sequence ATGCAAACCACTGAATTCGATTATCATCTGCCAGCCGGGCTGATTGCTCAGTTTCCCTTGGAGGAACGCGCTGCCAGCCGCCTGCTCTACGTTGATCCTGGCAGTTCGATCATCCGTGACGATCATTTCGCTCAACTTCCCGGTTATCTGCGTGCTGGCGACTTGCTCATTCTCAACGATACGCGCGTCATCAAGGCGCGTTTGCAAGGTGTCAAACAAAGTGGCGGCAAAGTGGAGGTAATGATCGAACGAATACTGGATGACCATCGTGTATTGGCGATGATTCGCGCCAGCCATGCGCCGGCCATTGGCTCGACCCTGTTGCTGGAGCAGGAAATCCCCGTTGCAGTGGATGCCCGTCAGCAATCGCTATATGTGTTGAGCTTTCCACAGGACAAATTGCTTGATGATTTACTCGAACGCTACGGCAAGCTGCCGCTGCCGCCCTATATCGAACGGACTGCAAATACTATTGATGAGAATCGTTATCAGACTGTATTTGCTCACGTGAACGGTGCAGTGGCGGCTCCCACAGCCGGGCTGCACTTCGATGAAGCCATGCTGGCAGGTTTGCGGCAACAAGGTATTCACATTGCCTATGTTACCCTGCATGTTGGTGCGGGCACATTTCAGCCAGTGAAAACCGAAACGGTTGAAGAACATGTGATGCACGCCGAGCGCTATCATATTGCCGAAGAAACTATCGATGCTATCGCACAATGCCGCGCACGCGGAGGGCGGATACTGGCGGTTGGCACGACGTGTCTTCGCACACTCGAAGCTTGCGCGCAGGCTAATCATGGTGAATTGCGGGCGGGCAGTGGAGAAACCCGCCTTTTCATCACCCCCGGATTTAATTTCCAGATAATCGACCGCTTGCTGACCAATTTCCATTTGCCGCGCTCGACACTGTTGATGCTGGTCTCCGCATTCGCCGGAATGGATGCGATCCGGCATGCTTATCAGCACGCCATTGCTGCGCGCTACCGTTTCTTCAGTTATGGCGATGCCATGCTGCTGGAGAAAAATCTGTGA
- the tgt gene encoding tRNA guanosine(34) transglycosylase Tgt, with protein MNFQLHCQEQRARRGTLTLAHGKVETPAFMPVGTYGAVKGLSPAELVTLHAEIILGNTFHLWLRPGLEVIGAHGGLHGFMGWQGPILTDSGGFQVFSLGELRKISEAGVHFRSPVNGDACFLTPELSMQIQRVLNADVVMIFDECTPYPVDLPIAQVSMQLSLRWAERSKIAHAGNPNALFGIVQGGMFESLRDQSVRGLRDIGFDGYAIGGLSVGEPKDDMMRILAHTAPQLPDDKPRYLMGVGTPADIVHAVAQGIDMFDCVLPTRNARNGWLYTRHGILKLRNRQYRLDASPPDETCGCYTCQHFTRAYLHHLQRTNEMLGARLNSLHNLHYYQYLMATIRQSIEDGNFATLAEQLLST; from the coding sequence GTGAATTTTCAGCTGCATTGCCAAGAGCAGCGTGCTCGTCGGGGAACGCTGACTCTTGCTCACGGCAAGGTGGAAACTCCCGCATTCATGCCGGTTGGGACTTATGGCGCTGTCAAAGGACTCTCTCCGGCAGAGCTGGTAACGTTGCATGCCGAAATCATTCTCGGCAATACGTTTCATCTGTGGTTACGTCCTGGACTGGAGGTCATCGGGGCGCACGGCGGTCTGCATGGGTTCATGGGATGGCAGGGACCGATTCTGACCGATTCCGGTGGTTTCCAGGTTTTCAGCCTGGGGGAGCTGCGTAAAATCAGCGAAGCGGGGGTGCATTTTCGCTCGCCAGTCAATGGTGATGCCTGTTTCCTGACGCCGGAGCTGTCGATGCAGATCCAGCGCGTGTTGAATGCCGATGTTGTCATGATATTCGATGAATGTACGCCCTACCCGGTTGATCTGCCCATTGCACAAGTCTCGATGCAGCTGAGCTTGCGCTGGGCAGAACGCTCGAAAATCGCGCATGCGGGCAATCCAAATGCGTTGTTTGGTATCGTACAGGGTGGTATGTTCGAATCCTTGCGCGATCAGTCTGTGCGAGGTCTGCGGGATATCGGTTTCGATGGCTACGCAATTGGTGGACTTTCAGTCGGGGAACCCAAGGACGATATGATGCGCATCCTGGCGCATACTGCCCCGCAATTGCCGGATGACAAACCGCGTTATCTGATGGGCGTTGGCACGCCTGCAGATATCGTCCACGCCGTTGCGCAAGGGATCGATATGTTCGACTGTGTTCTGCCCACTCGTAATGCGCGTAATGGCTGGCTCTATACCCGCCATGGCATACTCAAGCTACGTAACCGCCAATACCGGCTGGATGCCTCGCCACCGGATGAAACCTGTGGGTGCTATACCTGCCAACATTTTACCCGTGCTTATCTGCATCACCTGCAGCGTACCAATGAAATGCTGGGCGCGCGGCTGAACTCGCTGCACAATCTGCATTATTACCAGTATTTGATGGCAACGATACGTCAGTCGATTGAAGATGGTAATTTTGCAACTCTGGCAGAGCAACTTCTCTCCACGTAA
- the yajC gene encoding preprotein translocase subunit YajC, which yields MFISEAYAQAAGAAQAEPTFMSFLPLIGIVVIFYFLLIRPQAKRAKEQKVMRDTLQKGDEIIISGGELGRVISVGEHYITMELAPNIEITVLKSSIQTLLPKGTLKNIDTGKTGRALKQGKQQKANGSRQEETASENDQEAVTQPEAIDKAPGTDNTAAETAADSEKK from the coding sequence ATGTTTATATCTGAAGCTTACGCACAAGCTGCCGGTGCTGCCCAGGCAGAGCCCACATTCATGAGTTTCTTGCCACTGATCGGCATTGTGGTTATTTTTTACTTCTTGCTGATCCGTCCGCAGGCCAAGCGCGCCAAGGAACAAAAGGTCATGCGGGATACCTTGCAAAAAGGAGATGAAATTATTATCAGCGGAGGCGAGCTTGGGCGGGTCATCAGTGTGGGTGAACACTACATTACGATGGAACTGGCGCCTAATATTGAAATAACGGTGCTCAAGTCCTCGATACAAACGCTGCTGCCTAAGGGCACACTCAAAAATATCGATACCGGAAAAACTGGTCGAGCTTTGAAACAGGGTAAACAACAAAAGGCAAACGGATCGCGTCAGGAAGAAACAGCATCAGAAAACGATCAGGAAGCCGTCACTCAGCCCGAAGCAATAGATAAAGCGCCTGGAACCGATAATACTGCTGCTGAAACAGCTGCTGATAGCGAAAAAAAATAA
- the secD gene encoding protein translocase subunit SecD, which yields MNRYPLWKYLIIAVSLVFGLLYTLPNFFGESPAIQVSPLRAGATLDASLLQRVEQLLGKHQLAFNGSLLEPGGIKIRFADTDTQMKARDLLETEMGREFIVALNLLPNSPQWMSRLGALPMYLGLDLRGGVHFMLQVDMVGALSKSLDRYSADIRNSLRELRIPSAGVEREESRLLIKFRDAAAREKAVVELARNFTDLELREIDHASGLGLLATIKPEAHTRMQRFALQQNITTLRNRVNELGVAEPIIQQVGVDRVIVQLPGVQDTAKAKDILGRTATLEVRMVDDDSNLEAAVLSGQPPAGTELFTERGGDPLLVKKQVLLTGDRITDAQPGFDQDNQPAVHVTLDNNGARIFKDLTRNNVGKRMAILLVEKNQNEVITAPVIREEIGGGRVQISGRMSSVEARDVSLLLRAGALAAPMEIIEERTVGPSLGAENIARGFNSTLWGFIAVALFIMIYYLAFGMISVTALSVNLLLLIGLLSILQATLTLPGMAAIALTVGMAIDANVLINERIRDEIRNGAPPQAAIHAGYDRAIGTILDSNITTLIAGIALFSFGSGPVKGFAVVLCLGILTSVFSAVMVSRGLVNLFYGNRKLDRVPIGSIWKPSRKPR from the coding sequence ATGAATCGTTATCCCCTCTGGAAATATCTGATCATTGCTGTTTCGCTCGTTTTTGGGCTGCTCTATACATTGCCCAACTTTTTTGGGGAATCTCCCGCAATCCAGGTTTCGCCCTTACGTGCGGGTGCCACGCTGGATGCCTCCCTGTTACAGCGAGTCGAGCAATTACTGGGCAAGCATCAACTTGCTTTCAATGGCAGTCTGCTGGAACCCGGTGGAATTAAAATCCGTTTTGCCGATACCGACACCCAGATGAAAGCCAGAGATTTGCTGGAAACTGAAATGGGCAGGGAGTTTATTGTTGCGCTCAATCTATTACCGAATTCACCGCAATGGATGAGTCGTTTAGGCGCCTTACCGATGTATCTCGGCCTGGATTTGCGGGGTGGTGTTCACTTTATGCTGCAGGTGGACATGGTGGGGGCGCTGTCAAAATCTCTGGATCGATATAGCGCGGATATTCGCAACAGCCTGCGTGAATTACGTATTCCCTCCGCTGGCGTGGAGCGTGAGGAGTCGCGCCTGTTGATCAAATTCCGCGATGCTGCCGCGCGCGAAAAGGCTGTGGTCGAGCTGGCTAGAAATTTTACTGATCTGGAGTTACGTGAAATTGATCATGCGAGTGGCCTGGGTTTACTGGCCACCATTAAGCCTGAAGCGCATACCCGTATGCAGCGTTTTGCGTTACAGCAAAATATTACGACCCTGCGCAATCGTGTCAATGAATTGGGTGTGGCGGAACCGATTATTCAGCAGGTGGGCGTTGATCGGGTCATTGTGCAACTGCCGGGAGTGCAGGACACAGCCAAAGCAAAAGATATTCTCGGACGTACCGCTACGCTGGAAGTCCGCATGGTTGATGATGACAGCAATCTCGAAGCTGCGGTGTTGTCCGGGCAGCCGCCCGCAGGGACCGAGCTCTTCACGGAACGAGGCGGTGATCCATTACTGGTCAAGAAGCAGGTTTTACTGACGGGTGATCGTATCACCGATGCCCAGCCGGGTTTTGATCAGGATAATCAGCCTGCTGTGCATGTCACGCTGGATAATAATGGTGCACGCATTTTTAAGGACTTGACACGCAATAACGTGGGTAAGCGTATGGCTATCCTGCTGGTCGAGAAAAATCAGAACGAGGTAATTACCGCGCCGGTTATTCGTGAAGAAATTGGTGGAGGACGTGTGCAGATCAGCGGCAGAATGAGCAGCGTTGAGGCGCGTGATGTCTCACTGTTGTTGCGTGCTGGAGCGCTGGCTGCGCCAATGGAAATCATTGAGGAGCGCACCGTTGGCCCCAGTCTGGGAGCTGAAAATATTGCACGGGGGTTCAATTCAACCCTGTGGGGTTTTATTGCAGTGGCGTTGTTCATCATGATTTACTACCTTGCTTTTGGAATGATTTCCGTGACGGCACTGTCAGTTAATCTACTTTTGTTGATAGGATTGTTGTCAATTTTACAGGCAACGCTCACTTTGCCTGGCATGGCGGCAATTGCGTTAACTGTTGGTATGGCGATTGATGCCAATGTGCTGATCAATGAGCGTATTCGGGATGAAATCCGTAATGGCGCACCACCACAGGCGGCTATTCACGCCGGCTATGATCGCGCAATTGGCACCATTCTGGATTCAAACATTACTACGCTGATTGCTGGTATTGCATTGTTTTCGTTCGGTTCTGGGCCGGTAAAAGGTTTTGCGGTAGTGCTGTGTCTGGGGATTCTGACATCAGTTTTCAGCGCCGTTATGGTCTCACGTGGCCTGGTTAATCTGTTCTATGGCAACCGCAAACTCGACAGAGTACCCATTGGCTCGATCTGGAAGCCAAGCCGCAAGCCGCGTTAA
- the secF gene encoding protein translocase subunit SecF, which produces MDFFRFERDIPFMRWGKFSLVLSLVISILSVYFIVSKGLNLGVDFTGGTVMEISYDKTADLAQIRQTLAEKGITDATVQNFGTSRDVLIRLPVKHEFSGGDLSEVVMNALKQHDATVEMQRVEFVGPQVGQELLENGALALLFVSLGIVAYLAVRFEWKFGVAGITANLHDVIVILGCFAFFQWEFSLTVLAAVLAVLGYSVNESVVIFDRIRENFRKLRKADLTRVIDNAITLTMSRTIITHGSTQMVVVSMLLFGGEVLYYFALALTIGILFGIYSSLMVASPILILLGVKREDLIKPERKQQEEAVP; this is translated from the coding sequence ATGGATTTTTTCAGATTTGAGCGTGATATTCCTTTCATGCGCTGGGGCAAGTTTTCGCTGGTATTGTCACTGGTCATATCTATACTGTCGGTTTATTTTATTGTTAGCAAGGGACTGAATCTGGGTGTGGATTTTACAGGTGGAACCGTCATGGAAATCAGCTATGACAAGACTGCTGATCTGGCGCAAATACGCCAGACACTGGCTGAAAAAGGCATTACGGACGCAACGGTACAAAACTTTGGTACCTCGCGTGATGTTCTGATCAGATTGCCGGTTAAGCATGAGTTCTCGGGCGGCGACCTATCTGAGGTTGTTATGAATGCGTTGAAACAGCATGATGCGACTGTGGAAATGCAGCGCGTGGAGTTTGTTGGTCCGCAAGTGGGACAGGAATTGCTGGAAAATGGCGCACTGGCGCTATTGTTTGTTTCGTTGGGTATTGTTGCTTATCTGGCCGTGCGCTTTGAATGGAAATTTGGTGTAGCGGGTATTACGGCCAATCTGCATGACGTCATTGTAATTCTCGGATGTTTTGCCTTCTTTCAATGGGAGTTTTCTCTGACGGTGCTGGCTGCGGTGTTGGCAGTGCTGGGTTATTCGGTAAATGAGTCCGTGGTTATTTTCGACCGTATCCGGGAAAATTTCCGTAAATTGCGTAAAGCTGACCTCACTCGAGTGATCGACAATGCGATCACTCTGACCATGTCACGTACGATTATCACCCATGGCAGTACGCAGATGGTAGTGGTCTCGATGCTGTTGTTCGGTGGCGAGGTGCTGTACTATTTTGCGCTGGCGCTCACTATCGGTATTCTGTTTGGTATTTACTCCTCACTCATGGTGGCGAGTCCTATTCTGATTCTGCTGGGCGTAAAACGTGAAGATCTGATCAAGCCAGAACGCAAGCAGCAGGAAGAGGCCGTTCCCTGA
- a CDS encoding DedA family protein yields the protein MFADLLSWIVQIVGSLGYPGIFVLMFLESSFFPFPSEVVMVPAGYLAYQGEMNLAVVVIFGILGSLAGALFNYYLAVRMGRPLLLRYGQYVMFNESSLQKMEHFFVRHGHISTFTGRLIPGVRQYISLPAGLARMNLPLFCFYTSLGAGIWVLILAVLGYYIGGNEAMVKTYLREIVLYLLLACVLGLVAYWYFNHRKKY from the coding sequence ATGTTTGCTGATCTGTTGAGCTGGATCGTTCAAATCGTGGGTAGTCTTGGCTACCCCGGTATTTTCGTTCTGATGTTTCTGGAGTCCAGTTTTTTTCCATTTCCAAGTGAAGTGGTAATGGTGCCAGCTGGATATCTGGCTTATCAAGGCGAAATGAATTTAGCGGTTGTTGTTATATTCGGAATACTTGGCAGCCTGGCAGGGGCATTATTCAATTACTATTTAGCTGTCAGAATGGGACGGCCATTGCTGTTGCGTTACGGACAATATGTTATGTTCAACGAATCTTCTCTGCAGAAAATGGAACATTTTTTTGTACGCCATGGCCATATCTCGACTTTTACTGGGCGCTTGATTCCCGGTGTGCGTCAATATATTTCGCTTCCTGCTGGTCTGGCGCGAATGAATCTGCCGCTGTTCTGTTTTTATACGAGTCTGGGAGCCGGTATCTGGGTGTTGATTCTGGCGGTGCTCGGTTATTACATTGGCGGCAATGAAGCCATGGTCAAAACTTATTTGCGGGAAATCGTGCTTTATTTGTTACTGGCCTGCGTATTGGGGCTGGTTGCTTACTGGTATTTCAATCACAGAAAAAAATACTGA
- a CDS encoding DUF971 domain-containing protein: MAGLNSQTPIPTAFKLHRRSGILDVTFNDGKAFSFSCEFLRVYSPSAEVRGHGPGQEVLQLGKKDVSIVHIEPVGNYAVRLDFSDGHNTGLYSWDLLYDYGLKQEAMWQHYLQRIELSGGSRSITI; the protein is encoded by the coding sequence ATGGCTGGACTGAATTCCCAAACACCTATTCCGACAGCATTCAAATTACATCGTCGCTCTGGAATACTGGATGTGACCTTCAACGATGGCAAGGCTTTCAGTTTTTCCTGTGAGTTTCTGCGTGTATACTCGCCATCGGCAGAGGTGCGAGGCCATGGACCAGGGCAGGAAGTTCTACAACTCGGCAAAAAGGATGTCTCTATTGTGCACATCGAGCCAGTTGGAAACTATGCAGTTCGTCTCGATTTTTCTGATGGCCATAACACTGGCCTTTATTCCTGGGATCTGCTCTATGACTATGGGCTGAAACAGGAGGCAATGTGGCAGCACTATCTGCAACGTATTGAATTATCCGGCGGTAGCCGAAGCATAACGATCTGA